From a region of the Pieris brassicae chromosome 13, ilPieBrab1.1, whole genome shotgun sequence genome:
- the LOC123717738 gene encoding late histone H1-like: MADTAVASETPAPATPAKKAPKAAAAAAAAKKPKARPTHPKTSDMVNSAIKELKERSGSSLQAIKKYIASNYSLDAERLAPFIRKYLKRAVASGTLIQTKGKGASGSFKIDSKSGTGGGAAKKATAASASSGGRGSAAAASSAAKSVKKPTAQAAKKTAASAGARSKKAAAAAAETASPAKAGGRGGTAKDKKAAAAAKRKPAASAAPKKGRGSAAASAAASGKGASTTAAASKAKRSAKPPTKKPKAPKPKKAAAAAPKSKAATAKKASAASKK; this comes from the coding sequence atggccGACACAGCAGTAGCATCGGAGACACCCGCGCCGGCGACGCCCGCCAAGAAGGCACCAAAAGCGGCAGCGGCGGCGGCCGCCGCGAAGAAACCCAAGGCGAGACCAACGCACCCCAAGACTTCCGACATGGTCAACAGCGCGATCAAAGAGCTCAAGGAGAGGAGCGGATCGTCCCTGCAGGCGATCAAGAAATACATCGCCTCGAATTATAGCCTAGACGCCGAGAGGTTGGCGCCGTTCATAAGAAAGTATCTCAAGCGCGCGGTCGCCTCCGGCACCCTGATTCAGACGAAGGGCAAGGGCGCATCGGGCTCGTTCAAGATAGACAGCAAGTCGGGAACCGGCGGCGGCGCGGCGAAGAAGGCGACGGCCGCCTCCGCTTCCTCCGGCGGCAGGGGCTCCGCCGCGGCGGCGTCCTCCGCGGCCAAATCGGTGAAGAAGCCGACCGCACAAGCCGCCAAGAAGACCGCCGCGAGTGCGGGCGCCAGGAGCAAGAAGGCCGCCGCCGCGGCCGCCGAGACCGCGTCCCCCGCCAAGGCGGGCGGAAGGGGTGGCACCGCCAAAGACAAGAAGGCAGCCGCTGCGGCCAAGAGGAAGCCGGCCGCGTCGGCCGCTCCGAAGAAAGGTCGCGGCTCCGCGGCCGCCTCCGCCGCAGCGTCCGGCAAGGGCGCGTCGACCACCGCCGCCGCTTCCAAGGCGAAGAGGAGCGCGAAACCACCGACCAAAAAACCTAAAGCACCCAAACCGAAGAAGGCAGCAGCCGCCGCGCCCAAATCGAAGGCCGCCACCGCTAAAAAGGCATCGGCCGCTTCCAAGAAGTGA